From a region of the Helicobacter hepaticus ATCC 51449 genome:
- a CDS encoding adenosylmethionine--8-amino-7-oxononanoate transaminase gives MLDLKALDLAHIWHPCTQMKDHETLPLIPIKSAKGVYLYDFEGKAFIDGISSWWVNLFGHCNPFINAAITKQLQQLEHIILAGFSHEGIIRYSEKLCALLPQSLQKCFYADNGSSAIEVALKMSFHSHYNAGNKDKNAFLSLSNAYHGETLGALSVGDVALYKSTYQPLLLECLSAPVPRGIWNPDDGTISGDYHMELEALEEILKHHAHRICAFILEPLLQCAGGMNMYPAAYIKEACALARKHNIHIIFDEIAVGFGRTGSMFALEQCDVTPDFLCLSKGITGGYLPLSVVVTSNNIYEGFYAPYEEQKAFLHSHSYTGNALAIAAANAVLDIFEQDDIIFSNHSLSVAIVKRWSMLAKHKKVGNLRVCGMVFAFDLQGCKLKRAGLYVYENALAKGVLLRPLGNTIYFMPPYVINLEIAEYVCNVLDAILEDDF, from the coding sequence ATGCTAGATTTAAAAGCATTGGATTTGGCGCATATTTGGCATCCTTGCACACAAATGAAAGACCACGAAACGTTGCCTCTTATTCCTATCAAATCAGCAAAAGGTGTATATTTATATGATTTTGAAGGAAAGGCATTTATTGATGGTATCAGTAGTTGGTGGGTGAATCTTTTTGGGCATTGCAATCCTTTTATCAATGCTGCAATTACGAAACAATTACAACAATTGGAGCATATTATTTTGGCAGGTTTCTCACACGAGGGAATCATTCGCTATTCAGAGAAATTATGTGCTTTGCTTCCGCAGAGCTTGCAAAAATGTTTTTATGCCGATAATGGCTCAAGTGCCATTGAAGTAGCTCTGAAAATGAGTTTTCATAGCCATTATAATGCAGGAAATAAAGATAAAAACGCATTTTTATCCCTTAGTAATGCTTATCACGGCGAAACTTTAGGAGCTTTAAGCGTAGGTGATGTCGCATTATATAAAAGCACTTATCAGCCTCTTTTACTTGAATGTTTAAGCGCACCTGTGCCACGAGGTATATGGAATCCCGATGATGGCACAATAAGTGGAGATTATCATATGGAACTTGAAGCATTGGAGGAAATTTTAAAACATCACGCTCATCGCATTTGTGCATTTATACTTGAGCCATTATTGCAATGTGCTGGTGGTATGAATATGTATCCCGCAGCTTATATTAAAGAAGCGTGTGCATTAGCAAGGAAGCATAATATTCATATTATCTTTGATGAAATTGCCGTAGGATTTGGGCGCACAGGCAGTATGTTTGCTTTAGAGCAATGTGATGTAACGCCTGATTTTCTCTGTCTTTCTAAGGGTATTACAGGAGGATATCTTCCTTTATCTGTTGTGGTTACAAGCAATAATATCTATGAGGGATTCTATGCTCCTTATGAGGAACAAAAAGCATTTTTGCACTCTCATAGCTACACAGGTAATGCTTTAGCTATAGCAGCTGCAAATGCCGTATTAGACATTTTTGAGCAAGATGATATTATATTTTCTAATCATTCTTTAAGTGTTGCCATAGTCAAGCGGTGGTCTATGCTCGCAAAGCATAAAAAAGTAGGGAATCTACGAGTATGCGGAATGGTGTTTGCATTTGATTTGCAAGGTTGTAAGCTTAAAAGAGCTGGTTTATATGTGTATGAAAACGCACTTGCAAAAGGCGTGTTATTGCGTCCTTTGGGAAATACAATTTATTTTATGCCACCTTATGTGATAAATCTTGAAATTGCTGAATATGTATGCAATGTGCTTGATGCAATCTTAGAAGATGATTTCTAA
- the bioD gene encoding ATP-dependent dethiobiotin synthetase BioD codes for MNTILRQLYVVGIHTDVGKTHLSAAFCKAFSYTYFKLIQAGSPTDAHRVKELSPHTQILPSALTLNTAASPHIGRKYENLTYNGLHLSIPQCDKLLIELAGGLFTPLDDKITFFDFILANPRPTLIVGRYYLGCINHILLTLRAMQNIPVLAIVMLKDNQDVHRDDIDEFVRSYAKIPLVHIESYTTQTLDSAANALSYELTPYIQKLL; via the coding sequence ATGAATACGATATTGCGTCAGCTTTATGTTGTGGGAATTCATACAGATGTGGGCAAAACGCACTTAAGTGCGGCTTTTTGCAAGGCATTTTCATATACTTATTTTAAACTCATTCAAGCGGGAAGTCCGACAGATGCACATCGTGTGAAAGAACTCTCCCCTCACACACAGATTTTGCCATCTGCACTTACGCTGAATACAGCTGCTTCTCCACACATTGGACGCAAATATGAAAATTTAACATATAATGGACTACATTTAAGTATTCCACAATGTGATAAATTACTCATTGAACTTGCTGGGGGACTTTTCACGCCACTTGATGATAAAATTACTTTTTTTGATTTTATTCTTGCCAATCCTCGTCCTACACTTATTGTGGGACGATATTATCTTGGTTGCATTAATCATATTTTACTCACATTGCGTGCTATGCAAAATATACCGGTTCTTGCGATTGTTATGCTTAAAGATAACCAAGATGTGCATCGTGATGATATTGATGAATTTGTGCGCTCTTATGCGAAAATACCACTTGTGCATATAGAATCTTATACAACTCAAACTTTGGATTCTGCTGCAAATGCACTCTCTTATGAGCTTACACCTTATATTCAAAAATTATTATAA
- a CDS encoding LLM class flavin-dependent oxidoreductase yields MEFGYWTPVWGSWLRNVDDDSTQGSWEYIKDLTLRAEELGYVLTLVPELYLNDIKGEKAPALDAWSIANGLAAITKKIEILAALRPQYHQVALTAKQIATISQICGGRFSINMVSAWWAEEARQYGISFDGHDDRYALTHEYTDVLRGFWSKSPLNHKGKYFSFENSFNEPKPPKMPLVYAGGESERGREAITQFADKYLMHGGTIEEVKEKIADMKGRKQKAGLAPFKGFGMATYIIIRDTEEEALKELERITTIKNYADYENSYKNFTGNSQLDVEVSKYDYSVSNRGLRSNLVGTAKQVAQRIKAYEEAGLNLLIVQCAPMKEELERIAKELMPLVK; encoded by the coding sequence ATGGAATTTGGATATTGGACACCTGTTTGGGGAAGTTGGCTTAGAAATGTTGATGATGATAGCACTCAAGGCTCGTGGGAGTATATCAAAGACTTGACACTGCGCGCTGAAGAACTCGGTTATGTGCTTACACTCGTGCCAGAGCTCTACCTTAATGATATTAAAGGTGAAAAAGCTCCTGCTCTTGATGCGTGGTCTATTGCTAATGGATTGGCAGCAATTACGAAAAAAATTGAGATTCTAGCAGCCTTGCGCCCACAATATCATCAGGTTGCTCTCACAGCAAAGCAAATTGCTACGATTTCACAAATTTGTGGTGGGCGATTTAGTATTAATATGGTGTCAGCGTGGTGGGCAGAGGAAGCGAGACAATATGGGATAAGCTTTGATGGGCACGATGATAGATACGCCCTTACACACGAATATACTGATGTTTTAAGGGGATTTTGGAGCAAAAGCCCTCTTAATCATAAAGGCAAATACTTTAGTTTTGAAAATTCATTTAATGAACCTAAACCTCCTAAAATGCCACTTGTATATGCCGGAGGAGAGAGCGAAAGAGGAAGAGAAGCCATTACGCAGTTTGCAGATAAATATTTAATGCACGGAGGCACAATAGAAGAAGTCAAAGAAAAAATTGCTGATATGAAAGGAAGAAAACAAAAGGCTGGATTAGCACCTTTTAAAGGCTTTGGAATGGCTACTTATATTATCATTAGAGACACAGAGGAAGAAGCCTTAAAAGAGCTAGAAAGAATCACAACGATTAAAAATTATGCAGATTATGAAAATTCCTATAAGAATTTCACAGGCAATTCCCAACTTGATGTAGAAGTCTCTAAATATGATTATAGCGTTTCTAATCGTGGTTTGCGCTCTAATCTTGTCGGCACAGCTAAGCAAGTAGCACAAAGAATTAAGGCGTATGAGGAAGCAGGACTTAATCTGCTTATTGTGCAATGTGCACCTATGAAAGAGGAACTTGAGCGTATTGCCAAAGAGCTTATGCCACTTGTAAAATAG
- a CDS encoding ATP-grasp domain-containing protein: protein MLYNSLPQGIFIIHENPEWIPPFKEAFERAKVPFQEIILTEGAIYLDKEPPKGVFWSRLSASCHTREHQYTKEYGRAILQWLHSYNRRVINGSSVLEFEVSKIKQYLALNAAGFLTPKTYACFGKTNLLEVAKTLQTPFISKHNQGGKGLGVRLFENFESFKEYVHSAAFEEAIDGITLLQEYIKSKEFFITRAEFIGGKFHYAVRVDTSAGSFELCPAEACNIESLPKLAGGMCEIQDSTPAIAGAMCETSGDKFSIREDINAQTPLIAKLETFLHAHKIEVAGVEFMENTQGELVVYDINTNTNYNKSVESKASHRAADRIVAFLNAEWQKNR from the coding sequence ATGTTATATAATTCATTACCACAAGGCATTTTTATTATTCACGAGAATCCAGAATGGATCCCACCTTTTAAAGAGGCATTTGAACGAGCAAAAGTGCCATTTCAAGAAATAATCCTTACAGAAGGTGCTATCTATCTTGACAAAGAACCGCCTAAAGGAGTATTTTGGTCACGACTTAGTGCATCTTGCCATACACGAGAACATCAATATACCAAAGAATATGGACGCGCCATTTTACAATGGTTACATTCTTACAATAGGCGCGTAATTAATGGTTCATCGGTGCTTGAATTTGAAGTGAGTAAAATCAAACAATATCTTGCGCTTAATGCAGCAGGATTCTTAACGCCAAAAACTTATGCTTGTTTTGGTAAAACAAATTTACTTGAAGTGGCAAAAACATTGCAAACACCTTTTATCTCAAAACATAATCAAGGCGGTAAAGGGCTTGGTGTGAGACTTTTTGAAAACTTTGAATCTTTTAAAGAATATGTGCATTCGGCTGCATTTGAGGAAGCGATTGATGGTATTACGCTCTTGCAAGAATATATTAAAAGCAAGGAATTTTTTATCACTCGTGCAGAATTTATTGGTGGTAAATTTCACTACGCTGTGCGCGTTGATACAAGTGCGGGTTCATTTGAACTTTGTCCAGCAGAGGCGTGCAATATTGAATCTTTACCAAAACTCGCTGGTGGAATGTGCGAGATACAAGATTCTACACCCGCTATTGCAGGAGCAATGTGCGAGACAAGCGGAGATAAATTTAGCATTAGAGAAGATATTAACGCACAAACACCACTTATTGCAAAACTTGAAACATTTTTACACGCACATAAAATTGAAGTTGCAGGCGTAGAGTTTATGGAAAACACACAAGGTGAATTAGTCGTGTATGATATTAATACAAATACTAATTATAATAAATCTGTGGAATCTAAGGCTTCTCACAGAGCAGCAGATAGAATCGTAGCCTTTCTTAATGCAGAATGGCAAAAAAATCGTTAA
- a CDS encoding LLM class flavin-dependent oxidoreductase — translation MKEAKPIHFNVFEMNCISHLSPGLWRYPKDQALQYKDIEYWQNIAKVAEKGLFDAIFIADVIGVYDIYRGNDLGALKTALQVPVNDPTQLAVIGAAVTQHLGFGVTAGVPFEHPFPFARRLSTLDHLTKGRVGWNIVTGYLPSANKNMGESELPHDERYNIADEYMEVIYKLLEGSWEDDAVILDKQSGDFANPSKIHHIGHHGKYFDVPGIHICEPSIQRTPVLFQAGNSARGRQFAATHAEAIFIAPPTKEYAKIAVKQVRDALIQAGRDPYSAKIYILATIITDANENLAQAKYKDLLSYASVEGSLVINSGWLGVDLSKYKLDDPLNNIKSNAIVAQVEALSNSTIDDGRVWTLRDLIGLTGIGCQGPKFVGSPQKVADILQEFIAYSDADGFNLAYATTPGTFEDVVEFIVPELQKRGVYKQSYTQGSLRHKLFGKGDRLGNEHIASKYRVGGEKSTINDYAGTGRPKLRGEEYVI, via the coding sequence ATGAAAGAAGCAAAACCTATTCATTTTAATGTTTTTGAGATGAATTGTATTTCTCATCTTAGTCCGGGATTATGGCGCTATCCCAAAGACCAAGCACTGCAATACAAAGATATTGAGTATTGGCAAAATATTGCAAAAGTGGCAGAAAAAGGGCTTTTTGATGCTATCTTCATCGCTGATGTGATAGGTGTATATGATATTTATAGAGGTAATGATTTAGGTGCGCTCAAAACTGCTTTACAAGTGCCGGTTAATGACCCTACACAACTTGCTGTAATTGGCGCAGCAGTTACTCAACATTTAGGTTTTGGAGTAACTGCAGGTGTACCTTTTGAGCACCCTTTTCCTTTTGCAAGAAGGTTAAGCACTTTGGACCATCTCACTAAAGGACGCGTGGGGTGGAACATCGTTACAGGTTATCTCCCAAGCGCCAATAAAAATATGGGTGAGAGTGAATTACCTCACGATGAGCGCTATAACATAGCTGATGAATATATGGAAGTCATTTATAAACTACTAGAAGGGAGCTGGGAAGATGATGCGGTAATTTTAGATAAACAAAGTGGCGATTTCGCTAATCCTTCTAAGATTCACCACATAGGGCATCACGGCAAATATTTTGATGTGCCCGGAATCCATATATGCGAGCCAAGTATTCAACGCACGCCTGTGCTATTTCAAGCAGGAAATTCAGCTCGTGGAAGACAATTCGCTGCTACACACGCAGAAGCAATTTTCATTGCACCTCCCACCAAAGAATATGCTAAAATTGCAGTCAAACAAGTGCGTGATGCGCTCATTCAAGCAGGGCGAGACCCATATAGCGCAAAAATCTATATTCTTGCTACGATTATCACTGATGCAAATGAGAATCTCGCTCAAGCCAAATATAAAGACTTACTTTCTTATGCAAGTGTTGAGGGCTCACTTGTGATAAATTCAGGCTGGCTCGGTGTAGATTTGTCTAAATACAAGCTTGATGACCCTCTAAACAATATCAAATCAAATGCCATAGTTGCACAAGTAGAAGCTTTGAGCAATTCTACCATAGATGATGGGCGAGTTTGGACATTAAGAGATTTAATTGGACTTACAGGTATAGGTTGTCAAGGACCAAAATTTGTTGGAAGCCCACAAAAAGTAGCAGATATTTTGCAAGAATTTATCGCATACTCTGATGCTGATGGTTTTAATCTCGCATATGCTACTACACCGGGCACTTTTGAAGATGTTGTAGAATTTATTGTGCCTGAATTGCAAAAAAGAGGTGTATATAAGCAATCTTATACACAAGGGAGTTTGCGCCATAAGCTTTTTGGTAAAGGTGATAGACTTGGTAATGAACATATTGCTTCAAAATATAGAGTAGGTGGCGAAAAATCTACTATTAACGATTATGCAGGGACAGGGAGACCAAAATTAAGAGGAGAAGAGTATGTTATATAA
- the cutA gene encoding divalent-cation tolerance protein CutA, translating to MLIIYTTTSSKKEAKRLTQLFLQSRLIACVQRHKIKSSYVWQKKGKDTICKESEYLLILKTLPVHYKEIEKLLLTHHSYEIPQIIAFEAKAQPSYENWLTLTLQKPSA from the coding sequence ATGCTTATTATTTACACAACTACTTCAAGCAAAAAGGAAGCCAAACGCCTTACGCAGCTATTTTTACAATCTCGCCTCATTGCGTGTGTCCAACGCCACAAAATAAAAAGCAGCTATGTATGGCAGAAAAAAGGTAAGGATACAATTTGCAAAGAAAGCGAATATCTGCTTATTCTTAAAACGTTGCCTGTGCATTATAAAGAAATTGAAAAACTCCTCCTTACTCATCACAGCTATGAAATTCCTCAAATCATTGCTTTTGAGGCAAAAGCACAACCCTCTTATGAAAATTGGCTTACTCTTACACTCCAAAAGCCGAGTGCATAG
- a CDS encoding catalase family peroxidase, protein MLTKKNLGLVLMCCVLGNIAFANDERKTYDSQSIADVFYRLNGNAIKPKQKINHTKGFCASGEFIPHKGIISSIDVPLLSQQSIPVEIRYSLGGAQQDDRSKPRGMALKFQGDKDTWTMVMLNTEINFAKNPQEFGQFFEMRIPQENGKPDTEKIKRLTQKVSSYRNFEAYMKNIGISSLEHTGFYSIHTFYFQAPHKKANIAARWKFVPKDGIKYLSEQELSKLDKDFLLSSFKSYTKNKPMEYDMYLIYPNKQDVTNDTTALWKGAHKETLVGTLKVQKYNGTKCNAEVYFPSDLPAGVQPPKDPLFDTRNATYALTFSRRQ, encoded by the coding sequence ATGCTGACAAAGAAAAATTTGGGTTTAGTCCTTATGTGCTGTGTTTTGGGCAATATTGCTTTTGCAAATGATGAGAGAAAAACTTATGATTCACAGAGTATAGCAGATGTCTTTTACCGCTTGAATGGTAATGCGATAAAGCCTAAACAAAAAATCAACCATACAAAAGGTTTTTGTGCAAGTGGCGAGTTTATCCCACATAAAGGTATTATTTCTAGTATTGATGTTCCTTTACTCTCCCAACAATCAATTCCTGTAGAGATTCGTTATTCATTAGGTGGAGCTCAACAAGATGATAGAAGTAAGCCTAGAGGAATGGCGCTCAAATTTCAAGGAGATAAGGACACTTGGACAATGGTAATGCTCAATACCGAAATTAATTTTGCTAAGAATCCTCAAGAGTTTGGGCAATTTTTTGAGATGAGAATCCCTCAAGAAAATGGAAAGCCCGATACAGAGAAAATCAAAAGACTTACGCAAAAAGTAAGCTCTTATAGGAATTTTGAGGCATATATGAAGAATATAGGTATATCAAGCCTAGAGCATACAGGCTTTTATAGTATCCATACCTTTTATTTTCAAGCACCACACAAAAAAGCCAATATTGCGGCGCGGTGGAAATTTGTCCCAAAAGATGGGATAAAATATTTAAGTGAGCAAGAACTTTCAAAGTTAGATAAAGATTTTTTGCTTTCTTCCTTTAAGTCCTATACAAAAAATAAACCAATGGAATATGATATGTATCTCATCTATCCTAATAAGCAAGATGTTACAAATGATACAACAGCACTTTGGAAGGGAGCACATAAAGAAACATTAGTTGGCACACTCAAAGTGCAAAAATATAACGGCACAAAATGCAATGCAGAAGTGTATTTCCCATCAGATTTACCCGCAGGAGTGCAACCTCCAAAAGACCCGCTATTTGATACGCGAAATGCCACTTATGCACTTACTTTTAGTAGAAGACAATAG
- a CDS encoding cation diffusion facilitator family transporter: MPHNKDSHNINYGTSVRNHKPRFTPKVAQSLHQSESVSHSFFKNLKDSLQDALKAAQKEQFVLKTSMYSALALAIFGISFGILVKSMAVIFDGFVALISVGLGALSVVTSRYIYKEDDDIFQYGYVRFEPMVNLFKSLVLVFICIYAFINALQSIINGGYEVELGGAAIYSACAFVFCAALFIYTSLYAKVLESDLIKVDNTEWKIDCVLYLGALLAFGVIYMLPYFSEIVGKNAFADSINTLSRYIDPLLLAVLSLLLCISPIRIALSNFKDLIMVAPPEIDEKITQIMEDLSNEFGFSDYDTHTAKSGRFYMVEVNILTHENFKPTTMKEFDSIRERIEKALEIPSYKIWLSVSFTANPKWL; this comes from the coding sequence ATGCCACATAATAAAGATTCACATAATATTAATTATGGCACAAGTGTGCGCAATCATAAACCACGTTTTACTCCAAAGGTTGCACAATCCTTGCACCAAAGCGAATCCGTCTCGCACTCGTTTTTTAAAAATCTTAAAGATTCACTACAAGATGCCTTAAAAGCCGCTCAAAAAGAACAATTCGTGCTTAAAACCTCAATGTATAGTGCATTAGCTCTAGCCATTTTTGGCATTAGCTTTGGGATTTTAGTCAAATCTATGGCAGTTATTTTTGATGGCTTTGTAGCACTTATTAGCGTAGGTTTAGGTGCGCTTAGCGTAGTAACTTCGCGCTATATCTACAAAGAAGATGATGATATTTTCCAATATGGATATGTGCGTTTTGAGCCAATGGTTAATCTCTTTAAATCTCTTGTGCTTGTTTTTATTTGTATATATGCCTTTATCAATGCCCTGCAGAGTATTATTAATGGTGGTTATGAAGTAGAACTTGGCGGTGCAGCGATATATAGTGCGTGTGCATTTGTATTTTGTGCGGCTTTGTTTATTTATACTTCGCTGTATGCAAAGGTGTTAGAATCTGATTTAATTAAAGTAGATAATACAGAATGGAAAATTGATTGTGTGCTGTATTTGGGCGCATTGTTGGCTTTTGGTGTAATTTATATGTTGCCTTATTTTAGTGAGATTGTTGGTAAAAACGCCTTTGCAGATTCTATAAATACTCTTTCACGCTATATTGACCCATTGCTTTTAGCAGTGCTTTCATTGCTCCTTTGCATCTCACCCATTCGCATAGCACTGAGCAATTTTAAAGATTTGATTATGGTAGCTCCACCTGAAATTGATGAAAAAATCACGCAGATTATGGAAGATTTGAGCAATGAATTTGGTTTTAGCGACTATGACACCCATACAGCAAAATCAGGGCGATTTTATATGGTAGAAGTCAATATTCTCACACACGAAAATTTCAAGCCCACAACGATGAAAGAATTTGATTCTATTCGCGAACGTATTGAAAAAGCCCTTGAGATTCCAAGCTATAAAATATGGCTCTCTGTGAGCTTTACTGCAAATCCCAAGTGGTTATAG
- a CDS encoding argininosuccinate synthase — translation MAAIKKVVLAYSGGLDTSVILKWLGDNYHCEVVTFTADIGQGEEVEPAREKALKLGIKSENIFIEDLREEFIKDFVFPMFRANTIYEGEYLLGTSIARPLIAKRLVEIAKSVGADAIAHGATGKGNDQVRFELGAYALNPDIKVIAPWREWDLNSREKLLAYAESAGIAIEKKQNKSPYSMDANLLHISYEGQILEDPNVEPEEDMWRWSVSPLNAPDKPESISIEFQNGDGVAINGEKLSPANFWVNLNELGGKHGIGRLDLVENRYVGMKSRGCYETPGGTIYLKAHRAIESLCLDREEAHLKDSIMPKYAELIYNGYWFSPEREALQALIDKTQQKVSGVVRLKLYKGNVIVIGRESKNSLFNAAYSTFEEDSVYNQKDAAGFIKLNALRFIIAGKANRDK, via the coding sequence ATGGCAGCGATTAAAAAGGTTGTTTTGGCATATAGTGGCGGACTTGATACGAGTGTGATTTTAAAATGGCTCGGAGATAATTATCATTGTGAGGTGGTAACCTTTACAGCTGATATTGGACAGGGTGAAGAGGTTGAGCCTGCACGAGAAAAGGCTTTAAAGCTTGGTATAAAAAGTGAAAATATTTTTATTGAAGATTTAAGAGAGGAGTTTATCAAAGATTTTGTCTTTCCTATGTTTCGTGCAAATACAATTTATGAGGGAGAATATTTGCTTGGCACAAGCATTGCACGCCCTCTTATTGCAAAAAGACTTGTTGAGATTGCTAAAAGTGTTGGGGCTGATGCCATAGCACACGGAGCGACAGGAAAGGGAAATGACCAAGTGCGATTTGAGCTCGGAGCCTACGCGCTTAATCCAGATATTAAAGTCATTGCGCCTTGGCGTGAATGGGATTTGAATAGTCGTGAAAAACTCTTAGCCTATGCAGAATCTGCAGGGATTGCTATTGAAAAAAAGCAAAATAAATCGCCTTATTCAATGGACGCAAACTTATTGCATATTAGCTATGAGGGACAGATTCTAGAAGACCCAAATGTAGAACCAGAAGAGGATATGTGGCGATGGAGTGTTTCACCACTTAATGCGCCAGATAAGCCAGAATCTATTAGCATTGAGTTTCAAAATGGCGATGGCGTGGCGATAAATGGAGAAAAGCTAAGTCCTGCGAATTTTTGGGTAAATCTCAATGAGCTAGGCGGAAAGCACGGCATTGGGCGGCTTGATTTGGTAGAAAATCGCTATGTGGGTATGAAATCTCGTGGGTGTTATGAAACACCCGGAGGCACAATATATTTAAAAGCTCATCGTGCGATAGAATCTTTGTGTCTTGATAGGGAAGAGGCACATTTAAAAGATTCTATAATGCCAAAGTATGCAGAGCTCATTTATAATGGCTATTGGTTTAGCCCAGAGCGCGAGGCATTACAAGCACTTATTGATAAGACACAGCAAAAAGTAAGTGGAGTAGTGCGCCTTAAGCTCTATAAAGGGAATGTCATTGTTATAGGGCGAGAATCTAAAAATTCTTTATTTAATGCAGCATATAGCACTTTTGAGGAAGATTCTGTATATAATCAAAAAGATGCCGCAGGGTTTATTAAACTTAATGCTTTACGCTTTATCATCGCAGGAAAGGCAAATAGGGACAAATAA
- a CDS encoding SEL1-like repeat protein — MMGLRFCILVSLFCTYIYAEPNKNSPFVLNFDDISQITSLAGADLLESSFIKDSKNKKVLMISDFNNLSDFDIDIGLLARKIITDTVSSQKITLTAAIAGNAFNADPSLDKIRAMRNNEEFADIIPKGTLIAPKYSLSARITNDTTKQGSLHIVSYHFIFSIVNLESGLVEWDYIEHIKKASKEPLPLERESLYGKKCLAASLPLKEQKAACEVAISEIWLGIFESIPQNKKPLLHSYALKACELDSPFGCRALGASYKFEKKDLSNAKKYYQKACDNKDGGGCYNLSIIYEHAQGVAQNIPLAKKYATLSCDYGFKAGCENLKALEQYSENENLDRYGLMYKSDCEDGLGTACERLSSYYYHGFGGANKNHTQARILLEKGCELKDANSCYQLGLWEMQGLGGTTKDANKALEHTLFACESDVKRNCKAVSALSEEKANIYRCEEHTKIIINVACSGAASIYEHGFGSVSSNNELALKYYQKACKGGLDNACSMFNSLQQKLK, encoded by the coding sequence ATGATGGGGTTAAGATTTTGTATCTTAGTATCTTTATTTTGCACATATATTTATGCCGAGCCTAATAAAAATAGTCCATTTGTGCTCAACTTTGATGATATTTCTCAAATCACCTCTCTAGCAGGAGCGGATTTATTAGAATCTTCATTTATAAAAGATTCTAAAAACAAAAAAGTTCTAATGATTTCAGATTTTAATAATTTGAGTGATTTTGATATTGACATTGGGCTTTTGGCGCGGAAGATTATCACGGACACGGTAAGCTCACAAAAAATCACACTTACTGCAGCGATTGCTGGAAATGCTTTTAATGCTGACCCGAGCCTTGATAAGATTCGTGCAATGCGTAACAATGAGGAGTTTGCCGACATTATCCCTAAAGGCACATTGATTGCTCCTAAATATTCCTTAAGTGCGCGGATTACAAATGATACAACAAAGCAGGGCAGTTTGCATATTGTGTCTTATCATTTTATTTTTAGTATTGTGAATCTAGAGAGCGGTTTGGTGGAGTGGGACTATATTGAGCATATTAAAAAGGCAAGTAAAGAGCCGCTTCCTCTTGAACGAGAATCTCTTTATGGCAAAAAATGTCTTGCTGCTTCTTTACCTTTAAAAGAGCAAAAAGCAGCGTGTGAAGTCGCAATAAGTGAGATTTGGCTCGGTATTTTTGAGAGCATTCCGCAAAACAAAAAGCCACTCTTGCATTCTTACGCACTTAAGGCGTGTGAGCTAGATTCTCCTTTTGGCTGTCGGGCGTTAGGTGCGAGTTATAAATTTGAAAAAAAAGATTTGAGTAATGCAAAAAAATATTATCAAAAAGCCTGTGATAATAAAGATGGTGGAGGTTGCTATAATCTTTCCATTATATATGAACACGCGCAGGGTGTGGCACAAAATATCCCCCTTGCTAAAAAATACGCCACTTTGTCGTGTGATTATGGATTTAAGGCAGGTTGTGAGAATCTAAAGGCTTTAGAGCAATATAGTGAAAATGAGAATCTTGATAGGTATGGCTTAATGTATAAGAGTGATTGTGAAGATGGTTTAGGCACTGCTTGTGAGAGGCTTTCATCTTACTATTATCACGGCTTTGGTGGAGCAAATAAGAATCACACACAAGCGAGAATCCTTTTAGAAAAAGGCTGTGAGCTAAAAGATGCAAATAGTTGTTATCAATTAGGATTATGGGAAATGCAGGGCTTAGGTGGAACAACTAAAGATGCAAACAAAGCCTTAGAGCATACATTATTTGCTTGTGAAAGTGATGTGAAAAGAAATTGCAAAGCCGTGAGTGCTTTGAGCGAAGAAAAGGCAAATATTTACAGATGTGAGGAGCATACAAAAATCATTATTAATGTAGCGTGTTCAGGTGCTGCTAGCATATATGAGCACGGCTTTGGAAGTGTGAGTAGTAATAATGAATTAGCATTGAAATATTATCAAAAAGCTTGTAAGGGTGGATTAGATAATGCTTGTTCAATGTTTAATAGCTTGCAACAAAAGCTCAAATAA